The region CGGGAACCTCGGCAACCATCTGGTTCAAATCTTCAGTCAATACGAGCTGGACCGATGTGCATTACAAAGTAAATTCAGGTACCCAGCTTAACTACCGTATGACTTATAACAACAGTAAAGCGCGTTATGAGCAGGTGGTTACAGGAATCGCCAGCGGCACAGCACTTTCTTACTTCTTCACCTACAACAACGGCACTCCGGCTTACGACACTAGCTGGTTTAGCTACACTGCCGGAACTGCGCCAACAACCGGGCCGACAACTCCGCCGTCAGGCTCTTCAGGCTCCATTTATTCCATTGCTGCTTCTTCAATCCCGACACCGCCTGCAGGCTCTGTCTCCGTCAAGGTCATGAACGGAACAGGCGGCGCTTATCCTGACAGCCAGATCTACTGGGGGGTGCTCGGCATCAACCCGGCCAATGGCAAATGGAGTTATCTGGACCTGAATGGCAATCTCATTCCGATCTCGAATGCGCTGAACAATGCTTCCGGCCATCTGACCAAGAGTGGTGTGAATTATGCTAATATCTATCACACGATTAATCAGGCTTCCTGGGTTACACTGCCCAAAATTACCTCCGGCCGCATGTTCCTCAGTGTAGGCACGCCGCTGTACATCAAGACCTATGACGACGGCTTTGCCGGACCGGATATCGATAATCCGACTGATCCTAACCGTAATCTCTATTTCGACTTCGTTGAATTCACGGTGGATGCTACAGGCTATCATGGCAATACCACCCGTGTAGA is a window of Paenibacillus sp. FSL H3-0469 DNA encoding:
- a CDS encoding glycoside hydrolase family 64 protein, producing the protein MSKKWLMTMLAFVLLLSCLPLFNSKAAAADFTQGVDLSGTSATIWFKSSVNTSWTDVHYKVNSGTQLNYRMTYNNSKARYEQVVTGIASGTALSYFFTYNNGTPAYDTSWFSYTAGTAPTTGPTTPPSGSSGSIYSIAASSIPTPPAGSVSVKVMNGTGGAYPDSQIYWGVLGINPANGKWSYLDLNGNLIPISNALNNASGHLTKSGVNYANIYHTINQASWVTLPKITSGRMFLSVGTPLYIKTYDDGFAGPDIDNPTDPNRNLYFDFVEFTVDATGYHGNTTRVDAFGFPIQHRLVGLSGGYDKTVGELESETRAGIFTKYQNEVPAAFKSLATDQAPYRIIAPVHGSFKAGGANANYFAGYSSYSTQDILRNDGSLIDAATSAAINRHVYTTSNWNNVANYYNAAPANFYAKFWHDHSISGLAYGFPYDDVNGQAAYLEVGDPKGLIIRVAW